The genome window GGGCCGCTGGATCACCGGGCAGACCCTCCTCGCCGGAGGCGGGAAACGACTGTTCTGACCCGGCCACGGCGAAAACCAGCGGTGTATTCAGATACAGTGTTGAATCTGAATGCGCCACTTCGAGGAGGGACGACGATGGTGGAGCAGGTGCACCGGGTGATCCTGCGCGGCAAGTTCGTCGGCCTCGACCAGCACGCCCGCTCGGCACTGCTGGCCGAGGCCGACGACCACGACGTGCTGGACGCCCGCTTCACCGACCGCGGCAGCCTCACCTACGACCGGCGGCTGGCGGGTTTCACCTTCCGCTGCGAGCTCCCCGCCCCCGACGACATCGGCCGCGACGACCTGCGCCGACGCGCCGAGACCAAGCTCACCGCGCTGCTGGCCCCCTTCGGCTGCGGCCACCGCGACCTCGAGCTCAGCTCCACCAACATGGCCCGGATCAAAATCCGCAGACGCTGAGCCCGCGCCGCCGCCGCAACCACCGTCAGGGGGTCTGACCGCCGGATCGCCGAGCGGCCGGGTGTGGCCGATACTCGGCGGAGCGGGGGGAGTACTTCCAACGGGTCTGCCCGGTCAGGACGGACGCACCGCACGCGTCCCCGGCAGACCGTCCACCGCGGACGGAGGAGACCCCGGACACCACCGGTGTTCGAGGAGGCCCCCATGCCCACCCCCGCCTCGGTGCAGGCAGCCGCACCCGGGTCGATCGGCAACCCCTGGCTGTGGGCGGTCAGCATCGCCGTGCTGCTCGCCCTGCTGGTGGTCGACTTCGTGGTCACCCGCCGCCCGCACGAGGTCTCCCTGCGCGAGGCCGTGGGCTGGTCGGTGTTCTACCTCGCCCTGCCCCTGGTTTTCGGGGCGGCGCTGTGGATCGCGTTCGGCACCGACCAGGCACTGGAGTTCATCACCGGCTTCGTGGTCGAGAAGTCGCTGTCGGTGGACAACCTGTTCGTGTTCATGATCCTGCTGACCGGCTTCGCCGTCCCCGCCGAGCTCCAGCAACGCGTGCTGCTCTACGGCATCGTCGGCGCACTGGTGCTGCGCGGGGTGTTCATCGCCGCGGGCGCGGCCCTGCTGCAGGCCGGGACCTGGGCGTTCCTGGTCTTCGGCGCCATCCTGTTCGCCACCGCGATCAAAATCCTGTACGAAGCCGTGCGCGGCGAAGGACTCGACCGCGACGTCTCCCAGATGCGCTCGGTGCGGCTGCTGCGCCGCCTGATGCCGGTCACCG of Saccharopolyspora erythraea contains these proteins:
- a CDS encoding DUF6204 family protein; this translates as MVEQVHRVILRGKFVGLDQHARSALLAEADDHDVLDARFTDRGSLTYDRRLAGFTFRCELPAPDDIGRDDLRRRAETKLTALLAPFGCGHRDLELSSTNMARIKIRRR
- a CDS encoding TerC/Alx family metal homeostasis membrane protein, yielding MPTPASVQAAAPGSIGNPWLWAVSIAVLLALLVVDFVVTRRPHEVSLREAVGWSVFYLALPLVFGAALWIAFGTDQALEFITGFVVEKSLSVDNLFVFMILLTGFAVPAELQQRVLLYGIVGALVLRGVFIAAGAALLQAGTWAFLVFGAILFATAIKILYEAVRGEGLDRDVSQMRSVRLLRRLMPVTDDYQDTRLTARQNGRLALTPLTVVVVAVFATDVVFAVDSVPAVYGITEDPYLVFTTNAFALLGLRALYFVLHTALAKLTHLNHGLAVILAFIGVKLVLHWAHGIWPAVPEIPTLLSLAFIVLVLAAVTLTSLYANRRAETTPGS